The Marivivens sp. LCG002 genome contains a region encoding:
- the mnmE gene encoding tRNA uridine-5-carboxymethylaminomethyl(34) synthesis GTPase MnmE, with amino-acid sequence METIFALASAPGKAGVAVVRISGPRAFVAVEKLCGSIPSSRGLRKIQDLDGSLIDEAFVIVFRDGKSFTGEDVVELHLHGSVAIVSSVLRLLSEQDGLRQAEAGEFTRRAMLNGRLDLAQVEGLADLVEAETEAQRKQAIRVFSGHLGERVDRWRAKLVRAAALVEATIDFVDEDVPVDVYPEVRTLLSEVHSEVTKEADGVRIAERVRQGFEVAIVGAPNVGKSTLLNRLAGREAAITSDIAGTTRDVIEVRMDLDGLPVTFLDTAGLRESTDIVEGIGIERGKQRAEQADVRIHLLLDGDSPLLEVQKEDIVAFAKSDLSEASGFSISARTGRGIDELVSKVSSILKGRTASIGTAMRERHRTSLVGGARALDIALDQLSQGDPIPDILAEDIRAAILRLDSLVGRVDVEDLLDEIFSSFCIGK; translated from the coding sequence ATGGAGACGATTTTCGCCCTCGCTTCGGCGCCGGGGAAAGCTGGCGTTGCCGTGGTCCGGATATCCGGGCCGCGAGCTTTTGTTGCGGTAGAGAAGCTTTGTGGCTCGATTCCATCGAGCCGCGGCTTGCGGAAAATCCAAGACTTGGACGGTTCACTTATCGATGAAGCATTTGTCATCGTTTTTCGTGATGGCAAAAGTTTTACCGGAGAAGATGTTGTTGAACTTCATCTTCATGGCAGTGTCGCAATCGTTTCGTCGGTTCTAAGGTTATTGTCCGAACAAGATGGGCTTCGTCAGGCTGAGGCGGGCGAATTTACCCGTCGAGCAATGTTGAATGGTCGGCTCGACCTCGCCCAAGTCGAAGGCCTTGCCGATCTGGTTGAAGCTGAAACAGAAGCTCAAAGAAAGCAGGCCATACGCGTTTTTTCAGGTCACCTTGGTGAGCGAGTTGATCGTTGGCGGGCGAAACTTGTTCGAGCTGCTGCTCTTGTCGAAGCAACGATAGACTTTGTCGATGAGGATGTTCCCGTGGATGTATATCCAGAGGTGCGAACGCTCCTTTCAGAGGTGCACAGTGAAGTCACAAAGGAAGCCGACGGTGTTCGTATAGCTGAGCGAGTTCGTCAGGGTTTCGAGGTTGCGATCGTTGGTGCTCCTAATGTTGGTAAATCGACTTTGCTCAATCGGTTGGCGGGTCGCGAAGCAGCGATTACCTCGGACATTGCGGGCACTACTCGCGATGTTATCGAAGTTCGGATGGACTTGGACGGGCTTCCGGTCACGTTCCTCGACACCGCTGGACTTCGCGAGTCCACAGATATCGTCGAGGGGATCGGGATCGAGCGTGGAAAGCAACGTGCTGAACAAGCGGATGTAAGAATTCACCTTTTGCTGGATGGGGACAGTCCGCTTCTCGAAGTGCAAAAGGAGGACATTGTCGCTTTTGCCAAGTCTGACCTGAGCGAAGCATCTGGTTTCTCGATCTCGGCAAGAACCGGCCGCGGTATTGACGAGCTTGTTTCCAAAGTTTCATCAATTTTAAAGGGGCGCACAGCTTCGATCGGAACCGCCATGCGCGAGCGGCATCGCACAAGCCTTGTTGGTGGGGCGCGGGCCCTTGATATTGCGCTTGATCAGCTCTCGCAGGGTGACCCGATTCCTGATATCTTGGCCGAGGATATAAGAGCCGCGATCCTTCGCTTGGATTCGTTGGTTGGAAGAGTTGATGTCGAGGATCTTCTGGACGAGATTTTCTCGAGTTTCTGCATCGGTAAGTGA